A single genomic interval of Hydractinia symbiolongicarpus strain clone_291-10 chromosome 8, HSymV2.1, whole genome shotgun sequence harbors:
- the LOC130654997 gene encoding fibroblast growth factor 17-like isoform X1, translating to MDIVRRKNAIKKHNRNSFSLVCVLNMASYVIGILTIICCTDMCTMGYTVRRQKHRMTLKPERELTEKLMTDIPEDLMEKIKRNLDKNIKLSSPNSNESITKSNNKRYGISGMTKPSNRRNILLYNEQSRNVVKMKKTGVLLGTRNFHDPDAVFVIESMKRGVVRLKGKRANKYICINEKGKIVVLENSQRGKPDCFLRQYLEENYNHLFWSYPFSSNEKGENGWFLALKKNGKKMRKPLHTRLGDRETMFQVHFLNDSTFKVDGS from the exons ATGGATATCGTTCGACGTAAGAATGCTATTAAAAAACACAACAGAAATAGTTTCAGCTTAGTGTGTGTGTTGAACATGGCTAGCTAT GTTATTGGTATATTAACGATTATATGTTGTACGGACATGTGTACAATGGGATATACAGTCCGACGACAAAAACACAGGATGACGCTAAAGCCAGAACGTGAACTAACAGAAAAACTAATGACTGACATACCTGAAGACCTTATggaaaaaataaagagaaatttagacaaaaatattaaactgtCCAGCCCGAATTCTAACGAATCGATAACAAAGTCAAATAACAAACGATACGGTATATCTGGCATGACTAAACCATCAAATAGAAGAAATATATTGTTATATAACGAACAAAGTAGAAACGtagtgaaaatgaaaaaaactggaGTGTTATTGGGGACCAGGAATTTCCACGACCCCGATG ctgTCTTCGTCATTGAATCGATGAAACGAGGTGTGGTCCGGCTAAAAGGAAAACGAGCGAACAAATATATCTGCATAAATGAGAAAGGAAAAATTGTCGTACTG GAGAACTCACAACGTGGAAAGCCTGACTGTTTCCTTAGGCAGTATTTAGAAGAAAATTACAACCATTTATTTTGGTCGTATCCGTTTTCTTCAAACGAAAAAGGTGAAAATGGCTGGTTTCTGGCTCtcaaaaaaaatggtaaaaaaatgagaaaGCCACTTCATACGCGTTTGGGCGATAGAGAAACAATGTTTCAGGTACACTTCTTAAATGATAGTACCTTTAAGGTAGATGGTAGTTAG
- the LOC130654997 gene encoding fibroblast growth factor 17-like isoform X2 — MQNYKVSLVIGILTIICCTDMCTMGYTVRRQKHRMTLKPERELTEKLMTDIPEDLMEKIKRNLDKNIKLSSPNSNESITKSNNKRYGISGMTKPSNRRNILLYNEQSRNVVKMKKTGVLLGTRNFHDPDAVFVIESMKRGVVRLKGKRANKYICINEKGKIVVLENSQRGKPDCFLRQYLEENYNHLFWSYPFSSNEKGENGWFLALKKNGKKMRKPLHTRLGDRETMFQVHFLNDSTFKVDGS; from the exons atgcaaaattaTAAAGTTTCACTG GTTATTGGTATATTAACGATTATATGTTGTACGGACATGTGTACAATGGGATATACAGTCCGACGACAAAAACACAGGATGACGCTAAAGCCAGAACGTGAACTAACAGAAAAACTAATGACTGACATACCTGAAGACCTTATggaaaaaataaagagaaatttagacaaaaatattaaactgtCCAGCCCGAATTCTAACGAATCGATAACAAAGTCAAATAACAAACGATACGGTATATCTGGCATGACTAAACCATCAAATAGAAGAAATATATTGTTATATAACGAACAAAGTAGAAACGtagtgaaaatgaaaaaaactggaGTGTTATTGGGGACCAGGAATTTCCACGACCCCGATG ctgTCTTCGTCATTGAATCGATGAAACGAGGTGTGGTCCGGCTAAAAGGAAAACGAGCGAACAAATATATCTGCATAAATGAGAAAGGAAAAATTGTCGTACTG GAGAACTCACAACGTGGAAAGCCTGACTGTTTCCTTAGGCAGTATTTAGAAGAAAATTACAACCATTTATTTTGGTCGTATCCGTTTTCTTCAAACGAAAAAGGTGAAAATGGCTGGTTTCTGGCTCtcaaaaaaaatggtaaaaaaatgagaaaGCCACTTCATACGCGTTTGGGCGATAGAGAAACAATGTTTCAGGTACACTTCTTAAATGATAGTACCTTTAAGGTAGATGGTAGTTAG